The Metopolophium dirhodum isolate CAU chromosome 4, ASM1992520v1, whole genome shotgun sequence DNA window GTAcaggtatttttataatttaaaccgTGGCAGTGGTGGTAATGACAATgagttggtggtggtggtggtcatCGCCTAAACTGGTCAGCAGTCGTCTTGTTCTGCAAATACTAAAAGACCTTGTTTTTCGGTCTTTTCGTCTAACCTTTGTATAGCATGTGCTCTATCCCTCCCTCTCGCTGTCTCACAAACAGACGTTCAAAccatgtaaaaaattaaaaaatccatGATGATAATTGATTCTGGtcaaaaacatataggtacctaaaagttatatttaagtacataatattataatctatattgtaCGCACGGCGGTGCATTTTACGATTAATATCAAAAAccgttcaaaatttcaaaaaatcatcaatatttttgcaATCATTATTCGTTATAATAGGtcggtacctactataatattatacctaagatCGTATACTATATGGATAACCATttatagataatttgaagaataTATTAGCAACAATtctttatattagtatattatggaCGAATAAACTGCATGTGCATGAAGAAAAATGTCGCCTATTCGCTTGTTGAGATTCAAAAGGTGTTTATGGCTTATTTTTCAACCCTATAGGTAGCTAAGGGAGCTCAATAACTCACACATGAATTGTTTTCagcacattaaaaatattattttttttttgtttatttaaatggttgtcATTGCCACTGGTTACATAccttgtttcaaaggcagatgaaaaaaattaaaaatccttagtcacagtttttatttataagcatttaaagttcaaatattgacaaaatacggaaatatcacgaaaattagcaaattattttgagttgagaattcataaaaatttttctttttaaatctaagatttgaaaatgtaatacaatattattcataagtttgtctacctttatcaaataaaaaatgtctacaagaaacttagattaaatttttatgagcgtctgaaatttatatttttactgcaacatttgatattcactcgatttctcatgtaacaattttcttattttattgtaattaaaaaacgaatgattgtagatacttcaaaatttcactgaatgcttatattagcattttctgtacaccataaaattttgcaaatattttgactctttttgagcggtttacggacattgtcagttttcaatttttttagttttttttctataaatatcaataaaattttatttgttgggtaaaaaagcgtgaaaatttaatataaggctcttgatatatcgttctaatagccgttgaaaaatatttaaaatacataagcacaatttttttttataagcgtttaaagttcaaattttgacaacatctatcaaatttaaaatgtaataattattttgtaggttaaaatttataaaatgttcaacttttgtagctaaggattaaaaatttaaaacaaggttccatgtaaataggttatatataaatgacttaattcacaataatatcatcaaatatacttggtaatatcataggccgacggaccgttttcgctcagaatcgtttttcttatacaatgatattatatcactgaattcaaatttaacaccatccattacagtgacccacttgtaacatactgtacagcagagcgacatccacttccccaccttttttttttgttgtgttcatAATTGTCAAGACAAGgttcttatgaaagaaaattttaggaaaatccaccggaaaagtaggaaatctggaagtaaaaaataaaatagtggtGAAATCTGtacaggaaaaaaataaactaaataataatatatttttgtttattgtaaggttgctattggttatgattgttgtagttttaattgttaatcttgaagaattttattaaaataaaaagaggaAATCAAACCTTGGCCTCTCCACAAGTGGTGTTGAGaggaaaaattgtcaataaataatataatagaaattaatcaattataattttagtaaatcggttgattttttcgatattatgaaaacaattcaatatgtataataaattgataaaatttaacatacatacaaataaatatgatttgaataaatcggttgattttttcgaacttataaaaaaattgtcaataataaattgttaaaatataatattcagttcTAAATGTAATATCTATTACACAGGTATCTAGGATTTTTGCGCTTTCGTACGATACCAACTCATTTTGGTGCTTATGTCTTCCATCGGTACAACCAGCACGGTGTCCGCGAactagattgcctacctgataatatactgctgcgaatctcACGGAATAACGCCGGTCGAGAtggctatacattaaaatataatatcatttacacttGAAAAGATATTGCTTCCACAGTATATTACACCCAAAATAAGTTGaacaatcagaatttttttccgGGTAACgaaaaagttaagataagtttttaACAGTTTAACACTACTCTGCATACAGTTCAATTActcttcatataaaaataaaacgttgcAATTTGCAAACAACTATTCACGGGGGCGGAGCACgctagtattatatttataaaaaaaaccacaaatcATTTGGACGGGAATACCGGTGATATTTTACACGGGTGAAATGGGTGGCTACATCCATAATATATGATCTATAAGTAATATAGTATCGGATCacattaataacatattgtattgATCAACGATTCAACGACCTTCGTGatatttttggcaaaaaaaaaaaaccaagaattTACCAGTATATAATTTCCTACatgcttaatataatataaattattatcatacaactTACATCTGCGTGTGAACAACAACAGTCGactaataatatcgtaattttGTTATACTGGTATTAAAACACTCTAATAAATGCTATACAATGGCTAAtcgaattttttattcatactatataatacttatttaattttttaacgtcGTCATTATTGATGCAAATCACATCATGCGTGCCGAATGTACAATTTTGGCAGATCCCTACTTATGAATTTTAGGGCCTAGGgctaattattttttggtgggacctcttagtttttttttgttttttggcaTGTTGTGGCCTGGGGATGCAGCCtctccctccccccccccaaaaaatagGGCTCTGGGTACtcatggatttaaaaaaaaacctagctataataatatattatgataaaatcttCACGAgtagtaatataatagaataaatgaataagaaaaaataatttttgtgttaCCTAAATGTGTTAGTTCATATAAAACGTTAGTGAATATATTACGTTCTAAATCTTAAAAAGAGACTAAAACAATATGATGCGGAAAAAAACGGGGAAATTATCTGCTTAGTTTGTTGTATTGAAGTTTTTGAGTGTATTTTGTGTGTGCCTACCTCATTGTGGAATAGGTTAGTGTAATAGTGCattggatgtgttaaatttgaattccatAATAGATCGTTGCAAACGTAAAACgattgatgatataatattattgcttctGTTTCCaaggatatatattttataatttatttacatggcTAGGtactattgatttattttttttttacacatttttgcaAACTTATtgcaattttgtttttcaagtttttcaGGTTCatcaagtttttaataaaattatcatataaaaaatttgCAGTAAAAGGGGGGGGTGGTtccatttgaaaaaaagaagtttgtattgTCACAGGACACTCTGGAGGTTATCGATCTGACAATTGTGTGTGATTAGTGTGGGATTTCACTGTGGTCGTTCTAGTCATCGCGAAGTCCTCTCTTTATTCGTATTTTGGTTAGTGTTACACACACACTGCTATGGTGCCAAAGTTAGTTGTTAACGATGCAGACGGAAAAATTTTAACCAGCAATCGGCCCCGGTTATTGCTTTTCCTCAAACTCAGCTCATTAGCCGAGCTTTACTTAGGGAGTAATTTACGGAGTCGATGGTTGAAAATCGTCACTACTCGTTCACTTATTTTCCCTGGCCAATGGGTCACTGATTGCTTATTTGTATATAACGTGTTGTggacaaatgaaaatataaattctgaTTTGCCTAATAAATAGCCCCGGAAAAAATaaccctataataaaaataatgtgtaacaggtttcaataatttgtaatacaattttaataatatataaatataaaacaaaataaatagtcaattttgttttgaaatgtcaataatatattataaccatttcCAAGGGCGAAACTATAAAATGTCATTAGGACAAgccaataaatgataaatatgaaaaaaattttaattttaattttattaagttagtATGTTATTCAGACATCTATAGTAGTATTAGGTCAGGCCATAGCCATAGCCATAGCCTGACTGGCCTGAATCGTATAGTTTCATATATGCCTATCTACActctaaattgtttttatcctgtacaataatttaaaaattataatattattattattatttttttttgataatccaaatttaacattatttgtgggggcataacaattttaagtatgtaatacattttactatacgcaatgacatacaaatatttagattaattttattttttacctattatatactattatatacttattcaGTACTTGAACTTGTTCTCACTGTTCTATGGTAAGGtggtattgactcaaaagttaataataaacatatttgtgACACTGAACATGTTCAGTGAGGCCCATTATCTTCTCGaagaataaatacaaataaataaataaatatatataatatgatagaaatataaactattataataattaaatattaatcgttgTCCCGACTTCCCCATGATcacctttttataatttttcaaaatttcatatgGGGTTATTTATTTACGGTACCATTTATTCTTCATCgcattatacttaaattagtAATCGGGAAGATTAATCATGTAAAtgcaaaatactattattttttataaaaaaatctttaattgGAACTGTTCTAATCTTTAAATTACgaaatcttatataataattttaggtacagtattataacaaaatttacatatataaaatttccaatttagcaataaataacaatgaaataaataatattttaatatgacatttaaatTGTACGTCCCAGAAAATTGTGAATACAGGGATCGGATGGCATTAAAGATGTGATTGAAGTTTTAGTAATGACCACCACCGTGATGACTGCCATGTTCTTCCTTGTGTCCCTCAAAATCGTGTCCACCATGTTCTTCCTTATGTCCACTATGTTCTTCTTTGTGTACGCCATATTTTTCCTTATGCCCACCATGTTCTTCTTTGTGTCCATCAAATTCATGCCCACCATATTTATGTCCTTCATGTTCTTCTTTGTGTCCACTTAAGTTGGGTTCCCCATATCTGTGTCCTTCATGTTCTTCCTTATGTCCACTATGTTCTTCTTTGTGTCCAGCAAATTCATGCCCACCATATTTATGTCCTTCATATTCTTCCTTATGTCCACTATGTTCTTCTTTGTGTACGCCATATTTTTCCTTATGCCCATCATGTTCTTCTTTGTGTCCACCAAATTCATGCCCACCATATTTATGTCCTTCATGTTCTTCTTTGTATCCACTTAAGTTGGGTTCCCCATATTTGTGTCCTTCATGTTCTTCCTTATGTCCACCATGTTCTTCTTTGTGTCCAGCAAATTCATGCCCACCATATTTATGTCCTTCATGTTCTTCTTTGTGTCCGCTAAATTCGGGTCCCCCATATTTGTGTCCTTCATGTTCTTCTTTGTGTCCACCAATTTCATGACCACCATATTTATGTTCTTCATGTTCTTTATGTCCACCATGATGTTCATTTTCTTTGTGTCCACCATGTTCTTCTTTGTGTCCACCAAAGTCGTGTCCTCCATATTTGTGTCCTTCATGTTCTTCCTTATGTCCACTATATTCTTCCTTATGCCCACCGTGTTCTTCTTTGTGTCCACCAAAGTCATGTCCACCATATTTATGTCCTTCATGTTCTTCCTTATGTCCACCATGTTCTTCTTTGTGTCCAGCAAATTCATGCCCACCATATTTATGTCCTTCATGTTCTTCTTTGTGTCCACCAATGTCATGACCACCATATTTATGTCCTTCATGTTCTTCTTTGTGTCCGCTAAATTCGGGTCCCCCATATTTGTGTCCTTCATGTTCTTCTTTGTGTCCACCAATGTCATGACCACCATATTTATGTTCTTCATGTTCTTTATGTCCACCATGATGTTCATTTTCTTTGTGTCCACCATGGTGTTTGTGTTCTTTGTGTCCACCATGTTCTTCTTTGTGTCCACCAAAGTCGTGTCCTCCATATTTGTGTCCTTCATGTTCTTCCTTATGTCCACTATATTCTTCCTTATGCCCACCGTGTTCTTCTTTGTGTCCACCAAAGTCATGTCCACCATATTTATGTCCTTCATGTTCTTCTTTGTGTCCACCATATTCTTCCTTATGCTCACCATGTTCTTCTTTATGTCCATCATATTTATCTTTGTGTCCACCGTGTTCTTCTTTGTGCCCACTTAAGTCGTGTTCACCATTTTTGTGTACATCATGTTCTTCTTTGTGTCCACCATATTCTTCCTTATGCTCACCATGTTCTTCTTTAGGTCCATCATATTTATCTTTGTGTCCACCGTGTTCTTCTTTGTGCCCACCAAAGTCGTGTTCACCATTTTTGTGTACGTCATGTTCTTCTTTGAGTCCACCATATTCTTTTTGTCCATCATATTTATCTTTGTGTCCACCATATGTTTGTACATCATGTTCTTCTTTGGGTCCACCATATTTGTGCCCTTTATGTTCTTCTTTGTGTTCATCAAATTCACCTTTGTGTTCACCATGTTCTTTTTTGTTCCCATCATGTTCTTCTCTAAGCTCACCATGTTCTTCATATTCTTGGTGTCCACCATGCTCATGGCTTCCACCACCATATCCCGGTGCACCCAGTGAGTATCCGACCAATGCGATAACCAATACGATCGActataaaagacaaaaaaaattaatactcgATGAATAGTTTATGGTtataattatgagttatgaaatataaaatactttatttaagtTGTAGAATAGGTGTACCAGTGcctatttatagtaggtacgtatataatttagaaatatcGGTAAATATAATGTTGTTTTCTCAAATATAGGGTAATGCAAAATAAATCTACGTTTAACCGAGATACgcctatataacataatatacagtaaattatataggattccctacaaaaaaaaatgcacaaaGGCGAACTTGTGATATttagctagtataatatattaaatactcaaaaaatatatatttttagatgtcACATTGAACTTTGGACACTATTTCATTTtggaacatattttttttttgtgatctaTAAACAATCTGTATTAGCATTCACAATAGTAGtatgagttataaaaataaaacatgaagAATTTGAATGAAGAAGTGGGAAAAAATTCAAGGGGGCCTGTCTGCATATTGTTTTAAGCGTTCCTTATATAATTTCATGTGTTATGTCTAATGTATATGTAATGTATGAACAGTGATTGTTTAAGCCTAGTCATTTCGCATTTAACCTTGAATGATGTTAATCCTAATTTGTTAAAGTGGACGCTTTTTAACCACCGTCAGAGGTAAGGGGAAATGGTgtcctatacattatacataatattatactataccagAGAGTGGGCAAgttctgtaaaaatgtattagtaaaAGCTTTCACTTCTGTCTACCGTcccgtcattttttttttctgtctgtcatcaaTATTTAGGGTAGTAAAATTAATCCGATTATCGAGATTAGAAttttttctggtagaaaaatgAATCTAATTGGTTCGTTTGGtaggtcaaatttaaatttctaaatagttttaaaagcgtcaagaaaaacaaaaatttgaaaaaaattataaattttacgcaaaccaaatttttgaaaaaaaatcgattttattttttagtgtaactctaacctttgaaattttcaccaaatattgaaatatttatactattattttcaatgaatacatgaatgataacattttctaaatattttgactctttttgagcaaATTGTTTGCCTTGAGAAAACTTTTCACTTAAGTaaataagcttgaaaattgaatgcaaagttccttataattttcattagtgtatattcaaaaatattaaacatatatatgcacaattattagattctgagcggggtgatgaatgtattgattttacaataatgtgttttttttttgtctgtaattaccttttaggacagtaaaaattctTAGATTTACTTCAACAAAATCTTTTCTTACATGAAAGAGAATTTAGTCGGTACTTagtgggtcaaaagtaaaaaattcctaatagttttcaaaaacgcagggaaaaaataaagaaaaattaaggaaaaacgggaatttgtatgcaaaattggtttttgacaaaatcgattttggtttttggtatataacactaaaaaaaatgaccgtaggtacatgcaattttcagtggttgtttatataaaaattttctatacactataaaatattcaaaaggcggatttgtttttaattgtttacctacggacattttcagtttctaatttctatagtttttttttactataaatgtcgataaaattttatttatagcgtaaaaaatcttgaaaattaaaaacaaggctcttaatatatagttacaataacatttgaaaagtattaaaaatccagtcagaatttttttttaataagcatttaaatttcgaaaATTGACAAAAGGCATAAAATTGACGaatatgtgcaaattattttgtgttagaaattcataaaaattgttggTTTTAAATCtaggatttgaaaatttaatgcaagattcctcataaattttataaaaaaaaaatctataccggaaattcaaatgaaatgttttgaGCGTATGAAGTTACGGCGTTTAAATTTCTCACGCGTACTACAAAAAcactagttttttttatttattttttcaaaaagatgATATAAGACCAACTGacaggtttaaaaaaaaacaataggtacaaaTTTTGTTACTATGGGCTATTGTTActattctttttaaatctaagactaAAATGTAATACCATATTCCTTATAAGATTCTATCCAagtatctacctttatcaaaaaaaaatgtttataagaaagtcaaattaaatttcaatgagcgtttgaagttcaaattttttataatattgggtttacacttgatttctcatgtagcggatttcttattttgttgtaatttaaaaacgaataatcgtagacattttaaatttatataatttataattcctatatttgataaaattttcaaaatattttgacttgttttgaactgtttatgaacaatttcaaattttaattttttagttttttttttgtataaatatcaataaaatgttatttgtattgGAGCAAAAAGTGTCAACatttaattcaaggctcctgatatattgcttaaatagcagtagaaaaatattaaaaatacatagcacaatttttaaaatttaaaaataattttgtagttaaacatttataaaatgttcaacttttataactaataggattGAAAGCTTACAACAAGATCTCACGTATGTAGAACCATTTCGTAACCAAATCTCAAAACAcggttttttttagttattttattttcaaatttggaggaaattacataaaatataaccaagaataacgattttatttattttattgtaactttataatattaattcaacgtGCCGGctaccataataataagtaataataatataaatatccacactgacaaccCATCTCCGCTcacaatcgtttttcgtatacaatcatattattttattattgaaatttaaatgtaataccatccattatacagtgacccacttataacctactatacagcaatGATAGCCACTTAcccacatttatttaatatgaatttaaagataaaattttGACAAACCACAACAAAATTTCGACTATTTTTCAGttcgaaattcataaaaattttcatttcattGCTAACATTAGAAATTTTGATACAAAACTCCCTACAAATGTTctaccttaaacaaaaaaaaagtggataagtggatgtcgctctgctgtacagtaggttacaagtgggtcactgtaatggatggtgttaaatttgaactcaatgatataatatcattgtataagaaaaacgattctgagcgaaaacggtcagtcagcctatgataataccaagtatatttgatgatattattgtaaataaagtaatttatatataacctatttacgtggggccttgttttaaattttcaatccttagccataaaagttacacattttataaatttttaaccacaaaataattaataaattataaatttgataaatgatgtcaaaatttgaactttaaatacttataacaaaaattgtgctaagtatttttaaaatttttcaactgctattagaatgatatatcaggagccttatattaaattttcacgcttttttacccaacaaataaaattttattgatatttatagaaaaaaaaactaaaaaaattaaaaactgacaatgtccgtaaacagctcaaaaagaatcaaaatattttcaaaattgtatggtgtatagaaaatgctaatataaacattcagtgaaattttgaagtatctacaatcattcgttttttaattacaataaaataagaaaattgttacatgagaaatcgagtgaatatcaaatgttgtaaaaatataaatttcaggcgctcataaaaatttaatctaagtttcttgtagacattttttttttgataaaggtagacaaacttatgagtaatcttatattacattttcaaatcttagatttaaaaagaaaaatttttatgaattctcaactcaaaataatttgctaattttcgtgatttttcagtattttgttaaaatttgaactttaaatgcttataaataaaaactgtgactaaggattcttaatttttttcatctgcctttgaaaaaataacctaggaaccttctattaaattgtcaagcttttttactcaacagataaaattttattgatatttatagaaaaaaaaactaaaaaaattgaaaactgacaatgtccgtaaacagctcaaaaagagtcaaaatattttcaacattttatggtgtatagaaaatgctaatataaacattcagtcaaaatttcatgtccctacggtaatttgttttagagttacaccaaaaaccaaaatcgattttctcgaaaacagattttgtgtaaaaattcccgttttttgtttttcacttcgcttttgaaaactactgggaaatttttacttttaacctaaaaggtgatgacagacacaaaaataaaaaaaaacactttttactattttcaaGTTATTATAGGAATgagaaatttttgaaattttgttaataatttttcagttaGTAAttcataaaagattttttttataatatgtaagattaacaattttaatagaaatttcaCATACTTTTTctaactaaaacaaaaaaataaaaacaataaagtatACTTTAATGGAACATTAATTTCTTATGagtcttttaattattaaatttgattatttatacaagtatgctAGGTTAAcacgtctccactcagaatattttttcgtatacaatgaaaaaaatcgtaattcaaacgctcataaaaaattaatttgaattttcagtaaatttgttttttgtttaaagtagataaacttatgaggaatcttgtattaaatgttcaaatcttaaatataaaaataaaatgttttatgcatttctgctcaaaataatttatgaattttcatgATATCTTGTCCATATCCTAatctattttactttttacttttgaactACACTGCAtctaataacaacttatgaggaagtTTAACCGTCAGAACGGGTACGGTGGCCAGGTCAGTGGCCGTCGAGTGTGGCGCCGGTCTCGTGTTCTGTTCCTGACTCAGCCGGCCGTCGACCGAGTCCGTCGACGGTACATGACCGACGGGGCGCGCAGGCGCCGGTCGGTCGGGTGGCCAGCCGAGTCAGAAACAGAACACGGGACTGGCGCAACACTCAACGGACACTGACACGGCGACAAGACACGGACCTACGACGACAGAATGCTGTGGACGTAGCTTGGAGAGAAGCGGCGACGAATACCGCGGGCAACcaacataggcgcaatttggggggggggtctAGGGGGAGATTAGCCCCTCGTAGTTTtatttaagcccccccccccctaagtttttaaatatattcattcttaaatccacctaataaaaaaattatgctggtctgtattgattttataaatttagacc harbors:
- the LOC132943719 gene encoding sarcoplasmic reticulum histidine-rich calcium-binding protein-like; translated protein: MNRLSIVLVIALVGYSLGAPGYGGGSHEHGGHQEYEEHGELREEHDGNKKEHGEHKGEFDEHKEEHKGHKYGGPKEEHDVQTYGGHKDKYDGQKEYGGLKEEHDVHKNGEHDFGGHKEEHGGHKDKYDGPKEEHGEHKEEYGGHKEEHDVHKNGEHDLSGHKEEHGGHKDKYDGHKEEHGEHKEEYGGHKEEHEGHKYGGHDFGGHKEEHGGHKEEYSGHKEEHEGHKYGGHDFGGHKEEHGGHKEHKHHGGHKENEHHGGHKEHEEHKYGGHDIGGHKEEHEGHKYGGPEFSGHKEEHEGHKYGGHDIGGHKEEHEGHKYGGHEFAGHKEEHGGHKEEHEGHKYGGHDFGGHKEEHGGHKEEYSGHKEEHEGHKYGGHDFGGHKEEHGGHKENEHHGGHKEHEEHKYGGHEIGGHKEEHEGHKYGGPEFSGHKEEHEGHKYGGHEFAGHKEEHGGHKEEHEGHKYGEPNLSGYKEEHEGHKYGGHEFGGHKEEHDGHKEKYGVHKEEHSGHKEEYEGHKYGGHEFAGHKEEHSGHKEEHEGHRYGEPNLSGHKEEHEGHKYGGHEFDGHKEEHGGHKEKYGVHKEEHSGHKEEHGGHDFEGHKEEHGSHHGGGHY